The Rubrivirga sp. SAORIC476 genome contains a region encoding:
- a CDS encoding TonB-dependent receptor, with translation MRHSTLSWLGLALAVVAFAASTPAFAQGVTTAAINGTVVDDAGLGLPGASVLAVHGPSGTQYGVSTRADGQYNLRNLRVGGPYTVTVSFVGFTSVQRTGIMLELSETETVDIQLRSADATLGEAIVTAEGNAIINPSNIGTGTNVSEEEIDRLPTISRSLTDFTRLTPQFSQVGTGSEAGTSVGGTASRYNNIQVDGAALNDAFGLESSGSPGGSSGTQPISLDAVSEFRVAIAPYDVTQGGFTGGNINVVTRSGTNTFTGSVYGLGRNQDLVGTGVDGDSFGDFTDLTYGARLGGPIVQDKLFFFGSVELGDTNEPITASFNDVAAAQEIQSILSTQYGRETGTIGAFDAGTTSRKVFGRLDYNLNPSNTLTARFNYVQGRKDDGISRSSTFYTLEDRLYTRENTNTSSVVELRSILGQNMANLFRASLQTNRQPSVLEFPAFPSIEIRGLGTDGRSTVVAGPDQFRGANNIDADVLELTNNFNYFVGDHVVTVGTQNTFSQFSNLFIRNFYGYYRFNNLEDFRNGRASRYERNYSAVPGEDRPLADFAYANFSLYAQDEWSGVENLKLTLGLRVDMANYFDSPGQAYAASNGASFESLFGFDNTEVPNGNPVFQPRFGFNYSLPESQTQVRGGTGLFNGSNPAVWISNSFSNDGTLLGGVGVFSANDIAAAGGFRTDPANQYTAADFGLAEGSAEINLTDPDFKSPTVWRSNLAIDQQLPSGFVATGELLYTDVVDGVQWQSLNRAPFVRDNSTVDGRNGVSRAAVSGDYQDVIVLTNTDQGYALNATAQLQKPLGTGVLPSFGTSLSYTFGKVKDINSVTSSQARSNVRDLTVGLDVNDPPLTTSNFEVAHRVLATASYRLEYANRFATTLSLIYDGQAGRPYSFVYFSGDDVNGDGFDRADLIYVPNDRSEVQMSDEDWAAFDAFIEANEDLASQRGQIFERNSTRAPWLNFFDARLAQSIETITGQDIEITLDIQNVFDLLGTDIGQVETVGDRYTLVDYNGYTADGRQILSFSTPDSIAQVSDFASRWRMQFGVRYNF, from the coding sequence ATGCGTCACTCCACCCTCTCCTGGCTCGGCCTGGCCCTCGCGGTCGTCGCCTTCGCCGCCAGTACGCCCGCGTTCGCGCAGGGCGTCACCACCGCCGCCATCAACGGTACCGTCGTCGACGACGCAGGCCTCGGCCTGCCCGGCGCGTCCGTGCTCGCCGTCCACGGGCCCTCGGGCACGCAGTACGGCGTCTCGACCCGTGCCGACGGCCAGTACAACCTCCGCAACCTGCGCGTCGGCGGTCCCTACACGGTGACCGTCTCGTTCGTGGGCTTCACGTCCGTCCAGCGGACCGGCATCATGCTTGAGCTCTCGGAGACCGAGACCGTCGACATCCAGCTCCGGTCGGCCGACGCCACGCTCGGCGAGGCCATCGTGACGGCGGAGGGCAACGCGATCATCAACCCGTCCAACATCGGCACGGGCACGAACGTCTCCGAGGAGGAGATCGACCGGCTCCCGACGATCTCGCGCAGCCTGACCGACTTCACGCGCCTGACGCCCCAGTTCTCGCAGGTCGGGACGGGCAGCGAGGCCGGCACCTCGGTCGGCGGCACCGCGAGCCGCTACAACAACATCCAGGTGGACGGCGCGGCGCTGAACGACGCGTTCGGGCTCGAGAGCTCCGGCTCGCCGGGCGGCTCCTCGGGCACGCAGCCGATCTCGCTCGACGCCGTCAGCGAGTTCCGCGTGGCCATCGCGCCGTACGACGTCACCCAGGGTGGCTTCACGGGCGGCAACATCAACGTCGTCACGCGCTCCGGCACGAACACGTTCACGGGCTCGGTCTACGGCCTCGGCCGCAACCAGGACCTCGTCGGCACGGGCGTCGACGGCGACTCGTTCGGCGACTTCACCGACCTGACCTACGGCGCCCGCCTTGGCGGCCCGATCGTGCAGGACAAGCTGTTCTTCTTCGGCAGCGTCGAGCTGGGGGACACCAACGAGCCGATCACGGCCTCGTTCAACGATGTCGCCGCGGCGCAGGAGATCCAGTCGATCCTCTCGACCCAGTACGGCCGGGAGACGGGCACCATCGGCGCCTTCGACGCGGGCACGACCTCGCGCAAGGTGTTCGGCCGCCTGGACTACAACCTGAACCCGTCCAACACGCTCACGGCGCGGTTCAACTACGTCCAGGGCCGCAAGGACGACGGCATCTCGCGCAGCTCCACGTTCTACACGCTGGAGGACCGCCTCTACACCCGCGAGAACACGAACACCTCGTCGGTGGTCGAGCTCCGGAGCATCCTCGGCCAGAACATGGCCAACCTGTTCCGCGCCTCGCTGCAGACCAACCGCCAGCCCTCCGTGCTGGAGTTCCCGGCGTTCCCGTCCATCGAGATTCGGGGGCTCGGCACCGACGGCCGCTCGACGGTCGTCGCAGGGCCGGACCAGTTCCGCGGCGCGAACAACATCGACGCCGACGTGCTGGAGCTGACCAACAACTTCAACTACTTCGTGGGCGACCACGTCGTGACGGTCGGCACGCAGAACACGTTCTCGCAGTTCTCGAACCTGTTCATCCGCAACTTCTACGGGTACTATCGCTTCAACAACCTCGAGGACTTCCGCAACGGGCGGGCCTCGCGGTACGAGCGCAACTACTCGGCGGTCCCGGGTGAGGACCGGCCCCTGGCCGACTTCGCCTACGCCAACTTCAGCCTGTACGCGCAGGACGAGTGGTCCGGCGTCGAGAACCTGAAGCTGACGCTCGGCCTCCGCGTCGACATGGCGAACTACTTCGACTCGCCCGGTCAGGCCTACGCGGCCAGCAACGGCGCGTCGTTCGAGAGCCTCTTCGGCTTCGACAACACCGAGGTGCCGAACGGCAACCCGGTCTTCCAGCCGCGCTTCGGGTTCAACTACTCCCTCCCGGAGTCGCAGACCCAGGTTCGCGGTGGCACGGGCCTGTTCAACGGCTCCAACCCGGCCGTCTGGATCTCGAACTCGTTCTCCAACGACGGTACCCTGCTGGGCGGCGTCGGCGTGTTCAGCGCCAACGACATCGCGGCGGCCGGTGGCTTCCGGACCGACCCGGCCAACCAGTACACCGCCGCCGACTTCGGCCTCGCCGAGGGCTCGGCCGAGATCAACCTCACCGACCCCGACTTCAAGTCGCCGACGGTGTGGCGCTCGAACCTCGCCATCGACCAGCAGCTGCCCTCGGGCTTCGTGGCGACCGGTGAGCTCCTCTACACCGACGTCGTTGACGGCGTCCAGTGGCAGAGCCTCAACCGCGCCCCGTTCGTCCGGGACAACAGCACGGTGGACGGCCGCAACGGCGTCTCGCGCGCCGCGGTCTCGGGCGACTACCAGGACGTGATCGTGCTCACGAACACGGACCAGGGCTACGCCCTCAACGCGACCGCGCAGCTCCAGAAGCCGCTCGGCACGGGCGTCCTGCCGTCCTTCGGCACGAGCCTCAGCTACACGTTCGGCAAGGTCAAGGACATCAACTCGGTGACGAGCAGCCAGGCGCGCTCGAACGTCCGCGACCTGACGGTCGGCCTGGACGTCAACGACCCGCCGCTGACGACCTCGAACTTCGAGGTGGCGCACCGCGTGCTCGCCACGGCGTCCTACCGCCTGGAGTACGCGAACCGCTTCGCGACGACGCTCTCCCTGATCTACGACGGCCAGGCCGGCCGGCCGTACTCGTTCGTCTACTTCAGCGGTGACGACGTCAACGGCGACGGCTTCGACCGCGCCGACCTGATCTACGTCCCGAACGACCGCAGCGAGGTCCAGATGAGCGACGAGGACTGGGCCGCGTTCGACGCCTTCATCGAGGCCAACGAGGACCTCGCCAGCCAGCGGGGCCAGATCTTCGAGCGCAACTCGACGCGCGCGCCGTGGCTCAACTTCTTCGACGCCCGCCTCGCGCAGAGCATCGAGACGATCACGGGCCAGGACATCGAGATCACGCTCGACATCCAGAACGTGTTCGACCTGCTCGGCACCGACATCGGGCAGGTGGAGACGGTCGGCGACCGCTACACGCTCGTCGACTACAACGGCTACACGGCCGACGGCCGCCAGATCCTGTCGTTCTCGACCCCGGACTCGATCGCCCAGGTCAGCGACTTCGCGTCGCGCTGGCGGATGCAGTTCGGCGTGCGCTACAACTTCTAG